One genomic region from Terasakiella sp. SH-1 encodes:
- a CDS encoding NUDIX domain-containing protein yields MAKSNSDHTEFNQDDVEVLSKETPFKNYFQVDKYVMRHKVHEGGWSEPLMREIFERGHAVAILPYDPVEDVLILIEQFRPGAFAAGYNPWLLEIPAGIIDEGQTPEDVARRETHEETGCTAKRVEFIMDYLVTPGGSTESMHLFCVEISIDEAVEFAGLEHEGEDIRVLKVPLKEALAKLSCGQVHNSMSIIALQWLQLNHHNIRKKWCK; encoded by the coding sequence ATGGCTAAATCGAACTCAGACCATACAGAATTCAATCAGGATGATGTGGAGGTTCTGTCCAAAGAGACGCCATTTAAAAATTACTTTCAAGTCGACAAATATGTCATGCGCCATAAGGTTCACGAAGGTGGCTGGTCTGAGCCCTTGATGCGTGAAATCTTTGAGCGTGGGCATGCTGTTGCCATTCTCCCTTATGATCCGGTTGAAGATGTTTTAATCCTGATTGAACAGTTTCGCCCCGGCGCGTTTGCCGCAGGCTATAATCCATGGCTTCTGGAAATTCCAGCAGGGATTATTGATGAAGGCCAGACACCGGAAGATGTTGCACGGCGAGAAACCCATGAAGAAACAGGTTGTACAGCAAAACGTGTGGAGTTCATCATGGATTATCTGGTGACACCGGGGGGATCAACAGAAAGTATGCACCTGTTCTGCGTTGAAATTTCCATAGATGAGGCTGTGGAGTTTGCCGGGCTTGAACATGAGGGTGAAGACATTCGTGTTCTTAAAGTGCCGCTCAAAGAGGCTTTAGCCAAGCTATCTTGTGGGCAAGTACATAATTCCATGAGTATTATTGCCCTACAATGGCTGCAACTTAACCATCATAATATACGCAAAAAATGGTGTAAATAA
- a CDS encoding cysteine synthase A encodes MDIRNGFVGTVGNTPLIRLKQASEETGCEILAKAEFLNPGGSIKDRAALAIIKDAEAKGLLKPGGVIVEGTAGNTGIGIALVGRALGYRSVIVMPETQSQEKKDMLRLCGADLRLVPAVPYKDPNNYVHYSRRLAEELAETEENGAIWANQFDNVANRQGHIDTTAQEIWDQTDGKVDGFVCAVGTGGTLAGVSMGLKAHNKDIQIGIADPMGAALYNYYKNGELKAEGSSITEGIGQGRVTANLEGAVIDHAYQIHDEEAVLIAFDLLKQEGLCVGGSSGVNVAGAIRLAKDLGKGKTIVTVLCDSGTRYQSKLYNPEFLKKNNLPVPDWM; translated from the coding sequence ATGGATATTCGTAACGGATTTGTCGGTACTGTTGGCAACACCCCCCTTATTCGCCTCAAGCAGGCTTCAGAAGAAACCGGATGTGAAATTTTGGCAAAAGCCGAGTTTCTCAATCCCGGAGGGTCCATTAAAGACCGCGCTGCCCTTGCTATTATTAAAGACGCCGAAGCCAAAGGTCTTCTTAAACCCGGCGGCGTGATCGTTGAAGGCACGGCGGGCAACACCGGAATCGGCATTGCCTTGGTTGGTCGTGCGCTTGGCTATCGCAGTGTGATTGTCATGCCGGAAACGCAAAGTCAGGAAAAGAAAGATATGCTGCGCTTGTGCGGGGCGGACCTTCGCCTTGTGCCAGCTGTTCCTTACAAAGACCCAAATAACTACGTGCATTATTCACGTCGTCTTGCTGAAGAGTTGGCTGAAACAGAAGAGAACGGTGCTATTTGGGCCAATCAGTTTGATAATGTGGCAAACCGTCAGGGCCATATTGATACGACAGCGCAGGAAATCTGGGATCAAACCGATGGGAAAGTCGATGGCTTTGTCTGTGCTGTGGGAACCGGCGGAACATTGGCCGGTGTATCTATGGGATTGAAGGCCCATAACAAAGATATTCAGATCGGGATTGCTGACCCTATGGGGGCAGCGCTCTATAACTACTATAAAAATGGTGAGCTAAAGGCCGAAGGATCATCTATTACCGAAGGGATCGGTCAAGGTCGTGTTACTGCCAACCTGGAAGGTGCGGTGATTGACCATGCTTATCAGATCCACGACGAAGAAGCTGTTCTTATTGCTTTTGACCTGTTGAAACAAGAAGGTCTATGTGTTGGTGGATCTTCCGGTGTGAATGTGGCTGGTGCTATCCGTTTGGCAAAAGACCTGGGCAAAGGCAAGACGATCGTCACTGTTTTGTGTGACAGTGGGACACGTTATCAAAGTAAGCTCTATAACCCGGAATTTTTGAAAAAGAATAATTTGCCCGTACCAGACTGGATGTAA
- the parA gene encoding ParA family partition ATPase: MSAKILTIAQQKGGAGKTTVVAQLAAAYAAQKKNVALVDIDPQASLTSWFAERKRTLAEDNRIVLSSVGGWRLKNELDRLKQDFDVILVDAPPHAQTEANIAIRYADLLVIPVQPSPMDVWATDPTFKQAKKEKTDAIVLLNRIPPRGKLLDKIRGMLEEDERPMLTSTLGNRVAFAASMIDGLGVVETEKRSAAATEIKALAKEIWGKC; this comes from the coding sequence ATGTCGGCCAAGATTCTTACCATCGCCCAGCAAAAAGGTGGGGCGGGTAAAACGACTGTTGTGGCGCAACTGGCGGCTGCTTATGCGGCACAAAAGAAAAATGTCGCTCTTGTCGATATTGACCCTCAAGCAAGCTTGACCTCGTGGTTTGCAGAAAGAAAACGCACCTTGGCAGAAGATAACCGGATTGTGTTATCCAGTGTTGGTGGTTGGCGTTTGAAAAATGAGCTGGACCGCTTGAAACAAGATTTTGATGTGATTCTGGTTGATGCCCCCCCCCATGCACAGACCGAAGCCAATATCGCCATTCGTTATGCAGACCTTCTGGTGATCCCGGTTCAGCCTAGTCCTATGGATGTTTGGGCGACTGATCCGACCTTTAAACAGGCTAAAAAAGAAAAAACCGATGCGATTGTTTTGCTGAACCGGATCCCACCACGTGGGAAGCTTCTGGATAAAATCCGGGGAATGCTGGAAGAAGACGAACGACCCATGTTGACATCAACATTGGGCAACCGTGTAGCTTTTGCCGCCAGTATGATTGATGGGCTGGGTGTTGTGGAAACAGAAAAACGCAGTGCGGCGGCAACTGAGATTAAAGCTTTGGCAAAAGAAATCTGGGGTAAGTGCTGA